One part of the Marichromatium purpuratum 984 genome encodes these proteins:
- a CDS encoding beta strand repeat-containing protein: MALQTFVQDYYLQQNPDVLQAILQGVFTSAEQHYTLYGEAEGRQPNPYFEPTGYYTQNPDVLAAVQAGTFSSALQHFEMYGATEGRQPGADTFNEATYLADNPDVQAAVDAGTFSSGYEHFVLYGADEGRDSGGSETPTSGETFTLTEGVDKATANVFDAPRAYTPGGTDQVNSLNDDDVLTGKGDNPTLNLTFVDDADTGNAVIAPVLNGIETINTDVVGTANKTLDLQDATGVNELNVSRINNTNYTTQNITSAVESFSLNNTNAPAGNVTFVHLASALSGDADETSLTLNNAQVNTLRVDAGTAGATTAGVGYETVNLESAGSANAVNNLSLEDVETLSISGDQNLVIGGLGNAAGSLSSIAAGELTGNLDINLDGVLSATQDGTSGTNIGLSTVTGAGDDTVRITNDTIGTTDSIEAGEGDDTLALQADTTNNFTPALTGDALVTGVENVSMTRTDDGLVADGADTLTLDLARIDGDQATRLFNNGQNDASGDGVATFNLNNASEGDAANISIQHSSSNNNALTDTVVNVDVEAGVDTVGMAIEEGVNDDPRFNFELNADSDGIVANSINNVSNIALADNDSESNTVELTQAARHTGTISVTGGTEGTFLNLDATAGGGATAGGYGHVLTGAAGDATTAAAAAAETRDTAVDRVFNSVTGDQVLTASNIDAADFAGNFEARLGVSNTNAQLGSGDDTLIFADRAGISSATTGLTIQDTVSGGEGYDTIILDGGAAPITLGASEWTNLSGVDEVRVAGQAGGNYTVRLTDQLVTQSDSGDTINVVNNDGDLTTNAENTLTVDTRALAASSSVTFTGANGDGSFALGARNAQTVILNDVTANGNNVLDGGDVNVVSEYVANGRNVSGGANATFATQAAADAQYVADVAAGTEGNNNVLQIFNTSEVTVGDLANTQNFSTINFTNDQAAVQTLNLTLDNATVDSLVDASHTATAEQVETLTITANDNAIVPGATSNLNVQAGTVGAQFSLNVTGDGGADVIVAGAGADIITGGGGADTLTGSAGNDSFVVAAGDSVESGAGNLDGDVITDFTSADDQIDLANVGAYSEADQSAAANYAAVVAAVDAAFTGGGAGNEDIYAAVDALGSGDTWVFVDTNADGSYTAGTDTFITLQGVNTLAGVDAADFV; encoded by the coding sequence ATGGCTCTCCAGACCTTCGTTCAAGACTACTATCTGCAGCAGAACCCCGACGTCCTCCAGGCCATCCTGCAGGGTGTCTTCACCAGTGCCGAGCAGCACTACACCCTTTACGGCGAGGCCGAGGGTCGTCAGCCCAACCCCTACTTCGAGCCGACCGGCTACTACACCCAGAACCCGGACGTGCTCGCCGCCGTGCAGGCCGGCACCTTCTCCAGCGCACTGCAGCACTTCGAGATGTACGGTGCCACCGAAGGTCGTCAGCCCGGCGCCGACACCTTCAACGAGGCCACCTACCTCGCGGACAACCCCGACGTCCAGGCTGCCGTCGACGCCGGCACCTTCAGCAGCGGTTACGAGCACTTCGTGCTCTATGGTGCGGACGAGGGGCGTGACTCGGGTGGGTCTGAGACTCCGACGAGTGGGGAGACTTTCACGCTCACTGAAGGTGTCGACAAGGCGACCGCCAACGTCTTCGATGCGCCGCGTGCCTACACGCCGGGCGGTACCGACCAGGTCAACTCGCTGAACGACGACGACGTTCTGACCGGCAAAGGTGACAACCCGACCCTGAACCTGACCTTTGTTGACGATGCCGATACCGGCAATGCCGTTATCGCTCCGGTGCTGAACGGCATCGAAACCATCAACACTGACGTGGTGGGTACGGCCAACAAGACCCTGGATCTCCAGGACGCTACCGGTGTTAACGAGCTCAACGTCTCTCGTATCAACAACACCAACTACACCACCCAGAACATCACCAGCGCGGTTGAGAGCTTCTCGCTCAACAACACCAACGCGCCGGCCGGCAACGTTACCTTCGTTCACTTGGCCTCTGCGCTGAGCGGCGATGCAGACGAAACAAGCCTCACGCTGAACAATGCCCAGGTCAACACCCTACGCGTTGATGCCGGCACGGCAGGCGCTACAACCGCCGGCGTTGGCTACGAGACCGTCAACCTGGAAAGCGCTGGCTCTGCCAACGCCGTGAACAACCTGAGCCTGGAAGATGTAGAAACGCTGAGCATCTCCGGCGATCAGAACCTGGTGATCGGTGGTCTGGGTAACGCAGCCGGCTCGCTGAGCAGCATTGCGGCTGGCGAGCTGACAGGCAACCTGGACATCAACCTGGACGGCGTGCTGAGCGCTACCCAGGACGGTACCTCGGGCACCAACATTGGCTTGTCTACCGTGACCGGTGCCGGTGACGACACCGTTCGCATTACCAACGACACCATCGGTACCACCGACAGCATCGAAGCCGGTGAAGGCGACGATACGCTGGCGCTGCAGGCCGACACCACCAACAACTTCACCCCGGCTCTGACCGGCGATGCGCTGGTGACGGGTGTTGAAAACGTCTCCATGACGCGTACCGATGACGGCCTTGTGGCTGATGGGGCAGACACGCTGACGCTGGATCTGGCGCGTATCGACGGTGACCAAGCCACTCGCCTCTTCAACAACGGCCAGAATGATGCAAGTGGTGACGGTGTCGCTACCTTCAACCTGAACAACGCCTCCGAAGGCGACGCAGCCAACATCAGCATTCAGCACAGCTCCAGCAACAACAACGCGCTGACTGACACGGTCGTCAACGTAGACGTGGAAGCCGGCGTTGATACCGTAGGCATGGCCATCGAAGAAGGCGTTAACGACGACCCGCGCTTCAACTTCGAGCTGAACGCTGACAGCGACGGCATTGTCGCCAATTCCATCAACAACGTGAGCAACATTGCGCTGGCGGACAACGACTCCGAGTCCAACACGGTCGAGCTGACCCAAGCGGCGCGTCACACTGGCACCATCAGCGTCACCGGCGGCACGGAAGGCACCTTCCTCAACCTGGATGCGACTGCTGGTGGCGGTGCCACAGCAGGCGGCTACGGCCACGTGCTGACCGGCGCTGCAGGCGATGCCACGACTGCCGCTGCTGCGGCTGCGGAGACTCGCGACACGGCCGTGGATCGCGTGTTCAACTCCGTTACCGGCGACCAGGTGCTGACCGCCTCCAACATCGATGCCGCCGACTTTGCCGGCAACTTCGAGGCGCGTCTGGGCGTGTCCAACACCAACGCTCAGTTGGGCTCCGGTGACGACACCCTGATCTTCGCCGACCGTGCCGGTATCTCCAGCGCGACCACCGGTCTGACCATTCAGGACACCGTTTCCGGTGGCGAAGGTTACGACACCATCATCCTCGATGGCGGCGCTGCTCCCATCACCCTGGGCGCGTCCGAGTGGACCAACCTGTCCGGTGTGGATGAAGTGCGTGTGGCCGGCCAGGCAGGTGGTAACTACACCGTGCGCCTGACCGATCAGCTGGTGACTCAGTCCGACAGCGGTGACACCATCAACGTCGTCAACAACGACGGTGATCTGACCACCAACGCTGAGAACACCCTGACCGTCGACACCCGTGCGCTGGCAGCTTCCAGCTCGGTGACCTTCACCGGTGCCAACGGCGACGGCTCCTTCGCTTTGGGTGCTCGCAACGCGCAAACCGTTATCTTGAACGACGTGACCGCCAACGGTAACAACGTTCTGGACGGTGGCGATGTCAACGTGGTGTCCGAGTACGTGGCCAACGGTCGTAACGTGTCTGGCGGTGCTAACGCCACCTTCGCCACCCAGGCGGCGGCGGATGCCCAGTACGTGGCTGACGTTGCTGCTGGCACCGAAGGCAACAACAACGTGCTGCAGATCTTCAACACGTCCGAAGTGACCGTGGGCGATCTGGCCAACACCCAGAACTTCAGCACCATTAACTTCACCAACGATCAGGCAGCCGTGCAAACGCTAAACCTGACGCTGGACAACGCCACCGTGGATTCGCTGGTTGACGCCAGCCACACGGCGACGGCCGAGCAGGTGGAGACGCTGACCATCACTGCCAACGACAACGCGATTGTTCCTGGTGCCACGTCCAACCTGAACGTACAGGCCGGCACCGTCGGTGCGCAGTTCAGCCTGAACGTGACCGGTGACGGCGGTGCTGACGTGATCGTGGCGGGTGCGGGCGCCGACATCATCACCGGCGGCGGTGGTGCTGACACCCTGACCGGTAGCGCGGGCAACGACAGCTTTGTAGTTGCTGCTGGCGATAGCGTCGAAAGTGGCGCGGGCAACCTCGACGGCGATGTTATCACTGACTTCACCTCCGCTGATGATCAAATCGATCTGGCAAACGTAGGTGCATACAGCGAAGCCGACCAGTCCGCTGCCGCTAACTACGCCGCGGTCGTTGCAGCTGTTGATGCCGCCTTCACTGGTGGCGGTGCAGGTAACGAAGACATCTACGCTGCCGTTGATGCTCTGGGCAGCGGCGACACTTGGGTATTTGTCGATACCAATGCTGACGGCTCTTACACTGCTGGTACGGATACCTTCATCACTCTGCAAGGTGTTAACACCCTCGCAGGCGTTGATGCAGCTGACTTCGTATAA
- a CDS encoding ABC transporter permease, with protein sequence MDSPYSNISTTAPSALPASLWRNRGLVLQLVRRDISSRYRGSWLGLAWSVLNPVLMLLVYSFVFSVVFKARWGGPVEDGHAAFGLVLFAGLIVHALFSEVANRAPRLILDNVSYVKRVVFPLEVLPWVALGSALFHMGISLVVLLAGQWLLTQSLPWTALLLPVVVAPLLLVTLGCGWFLAATGVYLRDIGQSIGLLTTVMLFLSPTFYPLSALPELGQTLLYLNPLTLVIEESRRVLLFGQLPHWGGLLVYSAISVMVAWGGFWWFQRARRGFADVV encoded by the coding sequence ATGGACTCTCCGTATTCCAATATATCCACCACCGCGCCGTCGGCCCTGCCGGCGAGTTTGTGGCGCAACCGGGGGCTGGTCCTCCAGTTGGTCCGGCGCGACATCAGCAGTCGCTACCGCGGCTCGTGGCTGGGGCTGGCCTGGTCGGTGCTCAACCCGGTGCTGATGCTGCTGGTCTACAGCTTCGTGTTCTCGGTGGTGTTCAAGGCGCGCTGGGGTGGTCCGGTGGAGGACGGGCATGCGGCCTTCGGTCTGGTGCTGTTCGCCGGGCTGATCGTGCATGCGCTGTTCTCCGAGGTGGCCAATCGCGCGCCGCGGCTGATCCTGGACAATGTCAGTTATGTGAAGCGTGTCGTGTTTCCGCTGGAGGTGCTGCCCTGGGTGGCGCTGGGCTCGGCGCTCTTCCACATGGGCATCAGTCTGGTGGTGCTGCTGGCGGGGCAGTGGCTGCTGACGCAGTCGCTGCCCTGGACCGCGCTGCTGTTGCCGGTGGTGGTCGCGCCGCTGTTGCTGGTGACGCTCGGGTGCGGCTGGTTCCTGGCCGCGACCGGGGTCTATCTGCGCGACATCGGGCAGAGCATCGGTCTGCTGACCACGGTGATGCTGTTTCTGTCGCCGACCTTCTATCCGCTCTCGGCGCTGCCCGAGCTGGGGCAGACGCTGCTGTATCTCAACCCGCTCACGCTGGTGATCGAGGAGAGCCGGCGGGTGTTGCTGTTCGGTCAGTTGCCGCACTGGGGCGGTCTGCTGGTCTATTCGGCCATCAGCGTGATGGTGGCCTGGGGCGGTTTCTGGTGGTTCCAGCGGGCACGCCGAGGGTTTGCCGATGTCGTCTGA
- a CDS encoding ABC transporter ATP-binding protein — protein MSSEPMMIRAEGLGKCYRVYERPEDRLKQSVVARWRGLRGQPPPQYYREFWALREVSLELRRGETLGIIGRNGSGKSTLLQMLCGTLAPTTGRVETGGRIAALLELGAGFNPEFTGRENVYLNGSVLGLTQAEVDARFERIAAFADIGTFIDQPVKTYSSGMYVRLAFAVAVNVDADVLVVDEALAVGDMYFQAKCMAHIQRLIDDGVSLLFVSHDVGAVKSVCQRALYLDRGQPVALGETAGVVEAYYSARVQAERAARPTPEAASPELPAQDLFDPADLEAQAEFARRADFQRIRNGQAEFLDVRLTDLDGQPLECVEFGQTVVLRMLFRANQAIALAGMAYHVRDRTGYDIIYSDTEIESRPITDLRAGQVVQTDWRFTVRLREGDYSIAAMLSIPENLEIAQVDVCDFVPIALAFKVVRGETLPLHAACHWQNEVAHRTLEGEA, from the coding sequence ATGTCGTCTGAGCCGATGATGATCCGCGCCGAGGGGCTGGGTAAGTGCTATCGGGTGTACGAACGCCCGGAGGACCGGCTCAAGCAATCGGTTGTGGCGCGCTGGCGCGGGCTGCGGGGGCAGCCGCCGCCGCAGTATTATCGCGAGTTCTGGGCGCTGCGCGAGGTGTCGCTGGAGCTGCGCCGGGGGGAGACGCTCGGCATCATCGGGCGCAACGGCTCGGGCAAGTCGACACTGTTGCAGATGCTCTGCGGCACCCTGGCGCCGACCACCGGGCGGGTCGAGACCGGGGGGCGGATCGCCGCGCTGCTGGAGCTGGGCGCGGGGTTCAACCCGGAGTTCACCGGGCGCGAGAACGTGTATCTCAACGGCAGCGTGCTGGGGCTGACGCAGGCGGAGGTCGACGCGCGTTTCGAGCGCATCGCCGCTTTCGCCGATATCGGCACCTTCATCGACCAGCCGGTGAAGACCTATTCGAGCGGGATGTACGTTCGTCTGGCCTTCGCGGTGGCGGTGAACGTCGATGCCGACGTGCTGGTGGTCGACGAGGCCCTGGCCGTCGGCGACATGTATTTTCAGGCCAAGTGCATGGCGCACATCCAGCGGTTGATCGACGACGGGGTCAGCCTGCTGTTCGTCAGCCACGATGTGGGCGCGGTCAAGTCGGTGTGCCAGCGCGCGCTCTATCTCGACCGGGGGCAGCCGGTGGCGCTGGGCGAGACCGCCGGGGTGGTGGAGGCCTATTACAGCGCACGCGTACAGGCGGAGCGCGCCGCCAGACCGACGCCGGAGGCCGCCTCGCCCGAGCTGCCCGCGCAGGATCTGTTCGATCCCGCGGATCTCGAGGCGCAGGCCGAGTTCGCGCGGCGCGCGGACTTTCAGCGCATCCGCAACGGTCAGGCGGAGTTCCTCGATGTGCGGCTGACGGATCTCGACGGCCAGCCGCTGGAGTGCGTCGAGTTCGGCCAGACGGTGGTGCTGCGCATGCTGTTTCGCGCCAATCAGGCGATCGCGCTGGCCGGCATGGCCTACCATGTGCGCGATCGCACGGGGTATGACATCATCTACTCCGACACCGAGATCGAGTCGCGCCCCATCACCGATCTGCGCGCCGGCCAGGTGGTGCAGACGGACTGGCGCTTTACCGTGCGCTTGCGCGAGGGGGATTACTCGATCGCCGCGATGCTGTCGATCCCGGAGAATCTCGAGATCGCTCAGGTCGATGTGTGTGACTTCGTGCCCATCGCGCTGGCGTTCAAGGTGGTGCGGGGGGAGACCCTGCCGCTGCATGCCGCCTGTCACTGGCAGAACGAGGTGGCACACCGCACGCTCGAGGGCGAGGCGTAG
- a CDS encoding DegT/DnrJ/EryC1/StrS family aminotransferase, which produces MSSSRPLYVTQPALPPLREFMPYLEQIWDARMLTNAGPFHARFEAALGEYLGVEHLALFANGTLALITALQALRITGEVITTPYSFVATAHSLLWNGIKPVFVDVDPVTLNLDPARIEAAITPQTTAILAVHVYGHPCDLDAIERIADTYNLKVIYDAAHAFGARVGGRSLVDHGDLSVLSFHATKVFNTFEGGAIICPDARTKQRIDRLKNFGFVDEVTVVAPGINGKMNEFCAALGLLQLEHVDAALARRAELARIYRAAIDEIPGLRCHPDPVPEGANHAYFPIMVESAYPIDRDALYQRFKARDIHARRYFYPLISAFPMYRGLPSAQPDLLPNAVRAAEQVLCLPLYPDLEAEDQARVIAVLQEAGDGDA; this is translated from the coding sequence ATGTCCTCCTCCAGACCCCTCTATGTGACGCAACCCGCCCTTCCGCCGCTGCGGGAGTTCATGCCCTATCTGGAGCAGATCTGGGATGCGCGGATGCTGACCAACGCTGGTCCCTTCCACGCACGCTTCGAGGCCGCGCTGGGCGAGTACCTGGGGGTCGAGCACCTGGCGCTGTTCGCCAACGGTACGCTGGCGCTGATCACGGCCCTGCAGGCGCTGCGCATCACCGGGGAGGTGATCACCACGCCTTACTCGTTCGTGGCGACGGCGCACTCGCTGTTGTGGAACGGGATCAAGCCGGTGTTCGTCGATGTCGATCCGGTGACGCTGAACCTGGACCCGGCGCGCATCGAGGCGGCGATCACGCCGCAGACCACGGCGATCCTGGCGGTGCACGTCTATGGCCATCCGTGCGATCTGGATGCGATCGAGCGCATCGCCGACACCTACAACCTGAAGGTGATCTATGATGCCGCGCATGCCTTCGGGGCCAGGGTGGGGGGGCGCAGTCTGGTGGATCATGGCGACCTGTCGGTGTTGAGCTTCCACGCCACCAAGGTCTTCAACACTTTCGAGGGCGGGGCGATCATCTGCCCGGACGCGCGCACCAAGCAGCGTATCGATCGGCTGAAGAATTTCGGCTTCGTCGACGAGGTGACGGTGGTGGCCCCCGGCATCAACGGCAAGATGAACGAGTTCTGCGCGGCACTCGGCCTGTTGCAGCTCGAGCACGTCGATGCCGCGCTGGCGCGTCGCGCGGAGCTGGCGCGGATCTATCGCGCGGCCATCGACGAGATCCCCGGACTGCGCTGCCACCCGGACCCGGTGCCGGAGGGGGCGAATCATGCCTATTTCCCGATCATGGTGGAGTCGGCGTACCCCATCGATCGCGATGCTCTGTACCAGCGCTTCAAGGCGCGAGACATCCATGCCCGGCGTTATTTCTATCCGCTGATCTCGGCGTTCCCGATGTACCGGGGGCTGCCATCGGCGCAGCCCGACCTGTTGCCGAACGCGGTGCGCGCGGCCGAACAGGTGCTCTGTCTGCCGCTCTACCCGGATCTCGAGGCGGAGGATCAGGCGCGCGTGATCGCGGTCTTGCAGGAGGCCGGTGATGGCGATGCTTGA
- a CDS encoding acyltransferase, with translation MAMLERAEVEALGFAGVGRDVEISERAVFYGASRITLGDAVRIDDFCVVSAGAGGIAIGSHVHLAVGCTLIGAARISLEDFSGLSSRVSVYSSSDDYSGAALTNPTVPDCYRAVAHGEVRLGRHAIVGAGSVILPGVTLEEGVAVGALSLVTKRCAAFGIYAGRPARRVKERSRELLRLEAALLGEDAPR, from the coding sequence ATGGCGATGCTTGAGCGTGCCGAGGTCGAGGCGCTGGGGTTCGCCGGCGTCGGTCGCGACGTCGAGATCTCCGAGCGTGCGGTGTTCTATGGCGCATCGCGCATCACCCTGGGCGATGCGGTGCGCATCGATGACTTCTGCGTGGTGTCGGCGGGTGCCGGAGGCATCGCGATCGGCAGCCATGTGCATCTTGCCGTCGGCTGTACCCTGATCGGCGCGGCGCGGATCAGTCTGGAGGACTTCAGCGGTCTGTCCTCGCGGGTGTCGGTGTATTCGAGCAGCGATGACTACTCCGGCGCCGCGCTGACCAATCCGACGGTGCCCGATTGCTATCGGGCCGTTGCCCACGGCGAGGTGAGGCTCGGGCGGCATGCGATCGTCGGTGCCGGGAGCGTGATCCTGCCCGGGGTGACGCTGGAGGAGGGCGTGGCGGTCGGCGCGCTCAGCCTGGTCACCAAGCGCTGCGCGGCGTTCGGCATCTATGCCGGTCGCCCGGCGCGGCGCGTCAAGGAGCGCTCGCGCGAGCTGCTGCGACTGGAGGCGGCGTTGCTTGGCGAGGACGCGCCACGATAG
- a CDS encoding glycosyltransferase family 2 protein, with translation MSSPRVSVVVAAYNHAAFVRECIESVQAQTFTDWELVVTDDGSHDGTADILRELAASDRRIRFHGFAVNQGACIAVNDAIARARGEFIAVLNSDDRWRADKLALQVAFLERHPECGAVFAKPRLIDERGAPFTDAGHKDYLIFEEANRSRQAWLDHFFHAGNCLCHPSVLIRRSCYDHVGCYDPRLAQLPDLDMWVRLCAHYEIHILDAQLVDFRILDGERNASAARPEVLAREPWERLQVLRHYLSEGLDGHVSPLPHPAQPPDEPSSRLRLAWTALAIGTPAHRALALEILHRALAPGEPVAAGAPELSAYLRLTGETDIFWQRHVGICHQLQRDVETLQDVVARQRAELASVNQALDLSQSRHASAEAALRDIQSSRSWTMTAPLRWLMRRVNGLRRKGRE, from the coding sequence ATGAGTAGTCCACGAGTCAGCGTTGTTGTCGCTGCATATAACCATGCCGCCTTTGTGCGTGAATGCATCGAGAGCGTGCAGGCCCAGACCTTCACCGATTGGGAGCTGGTCGTCACCGACGACGGCTCCCATGACGGCACCGCCGATATCCTCCGCGAGCTTGCCGCCTCGGATCGACGCATCCGCTTTCACGGCTTTGCCGTCAACCAGGGGGCCTGCATCGCGGTCAACGATGCCATCGCGCGGGCGCGCGGCGAGTTCATCGCCGTGCTCAACTCCGATGATCGCTGGCGAGCGGACAAGCTGGCGCTTCAGGTGGCGTTTCTCGAGCGCCACCCCGAGTGCGGCGCGGTGTTTGCCAAGCCGCGCCTGATCGACGAGCGCGGCGCGCCCTTCACCGACGCGGGACACAAGGACTATCTGATCTTCGAGGAGGCGAACCGTTCTCGTCAGGCATGGCTGGATCACTTCTTTCATGCCGGAAACTGTCTGTGTCACCCCTCGGTCCTGATCCGGCGCTCATGCTACGACCATGTCGGCTGTTATGACCCGCGTCTGGCCCAGTTGCCCGATCTGGACATGTGGGTGCGGCTCTGCGCGCATTACGAGATCCATATCCTCGACGCGCAGCTGGTCGACTTCCGCATCCTCGACGGCGAGCGCAATGCCAGCGCCGCGCGTCCCGAGGTGCTTGCTCGCGAGCCTTGGGAGCGGTTGCAGGTCTTGCGTCACTATCTGAGCGAGGGTCTCGACGGGCATGTGTCTCCGCTGCCGCATCCGGCGCAGCCGCCAGACGAGCCGTCGTCGCGCCTGCGCCTGGCCTGGACCGCCCTGGCGATCGGGACGCCGGCTCATCGCGCGCTGGCCCTGGAGATCCTTCATCGGGCGCTTGCGCCCGGCGAGCCCGTGGCCGCGGGCGCCCCGGAACTCTCCGCGTATCTGCGTCTCACCGGCGAGACGGATATCTTCTGGCAGCGCCATGTTGGCATCTGTCACCAGCTCCAGCGCGACGTCGAGACGCTGCAGGATGTTGTCGCACGTCAGCGCGCCGAGCTGGCGTCGGTCAACCAGGCGCTCGACCTGAGCCAGTCGCGACATGCCTCGGCCGAGGCCGCACTGCGGGACATCCAGTCCTCCCGATCCTGGACCATGACCGCACCGCTGCGCTGGCTGATGCGGCGGGTGAACGGCTTGCGGCGAAAGGGGCGTGAGTGA
- a CDS encoding glycosyltransferase — protein MSKSPCVSVVIPAYRHQAFIAEAIDSVLRQSFNDLELIVIDDGSPDDTAAVAERALANDPRARLLRQDNAGSHATINRGLSMARGEWVAILNSDDRYHPDRLERLLAVAGEAYDFLVSDLRLIDQDGGVVSDPGHWFNTMIEGFRQYARADGPVAGLLYGNYTASTSNFFFRRALLDRIGGLREYRYVVDWEFALRAALEAPERFTYLIDEPLFDYRLHGANTILSGALRGGAEIERMQRGILRERFGVPRALLAAMHRNHRHLRRHWRELGEQRVERFVRDREADVALLRDALDLESSTRQQEVALLKAKLAEREAALAAREADLAAHKAELAAIHASRSWRYTRILRKK, from the coding sequence ATGAGCAAGAGTCCATGTGTCAGTGTCGTGATTCCGGCTTACCGTCATCAGGCGTTCATCGCCGAGGCCATCGACAGTGTGCTGCGGCAAAGCTTCAATGACCTCGAGCTGATCGTCATCGATGACGGCTCGCCGGATGACACGGCGGCGGTTGCCGAGCGTGCCCTGGCCAATGATCCGCGCGCCCGGCTGCTGCGCCAGGACAACGCCGGTTCGCATGCGACGATCAACCGCGGGCTGTCGATGGCCCGCGGGGAGTGGGTCGCCATCCTGAATTCCGACGACCGCTATCACCCGGATCGTCTCGAGCGTCTGCTCGCGGTGGCGGGGGAGGCGTACGACTTCCTGGTCAGCGATTTGCGCCTGATCGACCAGGACGGGGGCGTCGTGAGCGACCCCGGCCACTGGTTCAATACGATGATCGAGGGGTTCCGTCAGTACGCGAGGGCGGATGGCCCCGTGGCTGGCCTGCTGTACGGCAACTATACGGCCTCGACCTCGAACTTCTTTTTCAGGCGCGCGCTGCTGGATCGCATCGGTGGTCTCAGGGAATATCGTTATGTCGTCGATTGGGAGTTTGCGCTGCGGGCCGCGCTCGAGGCGCCGGAGCGATTCACCTATCTGATCGACGAGCCCCTGTTCGATTATCGCCTTCACGGCGCCAATACGATTTTGTCGGGTGCGCTGCGCGGTGGCGCGGAGATCGAGCGCATGCAGCGAGGGATACTCCGCGAGCGCTTCGGTGTCCCGCGCGCGCTGCTGGCTGCCATGCACCGCAATCATCGCCATCTGCGTCGCCATTGGCGGGAGCTGGGTGAGCAACGCGTCGAGCGCTTCGTGCGCGATCGCGAGGCTGACGTGGCCCTGCTGCGTGATGCGCTCGACCTGGAGTCGAGCACTCGCCAGCAAGAAGTGGCCTTGCTGAAGGCCAAACTGGCAGAGCGCGAGGCGGCCCTGGCCGCGCGCGAAGCCGATCTGGCCGCGCACAAGGCGGAGTTGGCCGCCATTCATGCCAGCCGTAGTTGGCGTTATACGAGGATTCTGCGTAAAAAATGA